ATAGGAACCTACTCAATGGCCTACAGGACGAGGCCAGAACCCCTCCATCCTGAtacaccattcaatcagaccatggctgacataggcagactggtgaaatgggcagacacatggcagatgaaatttaacgcagagaagtgtgaagtgattcaatttgatagggagaatgaggagaggcaatatataatacaattttaaagggggtgcaggagcagagagacctgggggtgcacatacataaatctttgaaggtgacaggacaagtgagaactgtagaaccatagaaaagatacagcacagaagggggccattcggcccatcgtgtccgcgccggctcgaagaacaaaaaggtgcccattctaatcccaccttccagcacccggtccatggccctgcaacttacagcactttaggtgcaggtccaggtactttttaaaagagttgagggtccctgcctctaccaccaatttgggcagcgaattccatacacccaccgccctctgggtaaaaaagcttttcctcatgtcccctctaatccttccgccaatcagcttaaatctctgtcctctagttcttgaactttctgctaggggaaacaggtacttcctgtctactctatctgggcccctcataattttgtacacctcaatcaagtctcccctcagcctcctctgctccaaggaaaacaaccccagcctatccaatctctcctcgtagctgcaatcttcaagccctggcaaaattcttgtaaatcttctctgcactctctccagagcaattacgtccttcctgtaatgtggtgaccagaactgcgcacaatactccagctgtggccttaccagcgttttatacagttccatcattgcatccctgcttttgtattctatacctcggctaataacggagagcattccgtatgccttcttcacaaccttatctacctgtactgccaccttcagggacctgtgcacatgcactccaaggtctctcacttcctctatccctctcaatatattcccgtttattgcgtgttcccttttactgtttgccctccctaagtgcattacctcacacttctccgggttgaactccatttgccacttttccgcccactccactaacccattgatatcttcttggagtctacagctatcctcttcactatcaactacacagacaatttttgtgtcgtctgcaaatttgccaatcatgccccttacattcaagtccaaatcattaacatataccacaaacagcaagagacccaacactgagccctgtgcacaccactggaaatggatttccattcgcaaagacattcatcaacttttaccctttgtttcctgttactgagccaattttggatccaattcaccacatttccctgtatcccatgggcttttacctttctgaccagtctgccatgtgggaccttgtcaaatgccttactaaaatccatgtagacaacatccattgcactaccctcatcaatcctcctggtcacttcctcaaagaattcaatcagatttgtaaggcatgactttccctgaacaaatccatgctgactatccctgattaaaccatgcctttccaagtgacagtttatcctatctctcagtatagattctaataatttgcccccaaccgaggtaagactgaccggcctataattgttcggcctttccctcgtaccctttttaaacaatggtactacgtttgcagtcttccagtcttccggtacctcccctgtatctagtgaggattggaaaatgatcctcagagcatccactatttcctccctggcttccttcaatagcctaggaaacaatccatccggccctggtgacttatcaactttcaaggattccagtccctctagtacttcctctctcgttatgtttaccttatccaatatttcatacctctcctctttaactactacatccggatcatccctttcctttgtgaatacggagacaaaatattaatataaaactctacccacatcctctgcttcgacacacaagttacccttatcatccctgataggtcccaccttttccttagctatcctcttgttcttgatgTACTGattaaacatctttgggttttctttaatcttactagctaatattttttcatcccctctctttgcttttttatgtcatccctgtactttctatactcctctaggctttctgcagtatttagttttctgtgacagtcataagcttcctttttctgctttatcttgttccgtatacttctagacaaccagacggctctaaatttggcagtgccaccctttttctttgaggggacgtgtctgcattgtacctgtagaatttcactttttagtgcctcccactggcttgccactgatttctcctcaagtagttgtgtccagtccacttctgccaaatcacctcttagttctgtaaaatttgccttcccccaatttaaaatgtttactcctgatttaactctgtcctttgccataataatgctaaaactaactgaattgtggtcactatccccaatatggtcacccacagtcacttcacccacttgcccatcttcatctcccaggactaaatctagaattgcatcccctcttgttggacttgtcacgtactggctaaaaaagttctcctggacaccgatcaagaattttgggccctctgtgcccctcacactgtttgaatcccagttgatgttcgggtagttgaagtcccctactattattgccctcttatttttgcacttagaaatttgccgacatatttgttcttctatctccctttcactattcgggggtctacagtacactcctagtagtgtgactgccccttttttatttcttagctcaacccatatggcctcgattgatgatccatttaacatatcatcccttctcacaactggaattgattctttaaccaataatgctaccccccccctccttttttatcacccactatATCCTGCCTCAAAACTCTCGATCCAGggacattgagctgccaattatccccctctttaagccaggtttccgttatagcaatgttATCGTGCTGCCATGTGtcaatctgtgcccttagctcatctgctttgtttgtaatactccttgcattgaagtatatcccctttaaccccgtcaaattcctgtgctgaacacgatttaacctttgcttcttttgagaagttgagaaggctgttaaaagcatacgggatctttagctttacaaatagagacatggagtacaaaagcaaggaagttatgctaaacctttataaaacactggttagaccccagctggtgtattgtggccaattctgggcaccacactttaggaaggatgtcaaggccttagagggggtacagaggaggtttaccagaatgatactggggatgaaagacttcagttatgtgaagagactggagaaactggggttgttctccttagagcagagaaggttaaggggagatttgatagaggtgttcaaaatcatgaagggttttgacagagtaaataaggagaaactgttcccataggtagaagggtcagtaaccagcggacgcagatttaaggtaattggcaaaagaaccagaggggagatgaggaaaaaaaaaattacgcagcgagttgttatgatctggaatgcactgcctgaaatggtggtggaagcagattcaataataactttcaaaagggaattggataaatacttgaagggaagaaaatttgcaggactaaagggaaagaacagggggagtgagactaattggatagttctttcaaagtgccagcacaggcatgatgggctgaatggcctccttttgtgccgtatcattctagtgccagtactgaggaagtcctgcactgtcagaggtgacgtctttcagatgagagggccctgtctgccctctcaggtggacataaaagatgttatttgaagaagagcaggtgagttctctccggtgtcttgggccaatatttatccctcaaccaacctcactaaacagattatctggttattatcacattgctgctaacgggaccttgatgtgcgcaaatgggcggctgcgtttcctacattccttcaacattacacttcaaaatttacagtccccaccacttaaaggGGCGCACTGGTGCTAATGCAATTTGCCCACTATATGCGATGGCTGGTATAACAGGGTAGTGCTATTACAGTCCTCCACTGTACAACAAGAATGTTGTAGATCACTATTGAATAAACTAAACAAGACTGCATTCGATGCAACTAGCTTTATTGAAACCACAAAGTCAAATACATATGtaaacaaaaaaggaaaaattcgcacagggaaagggcaggggagtgggactaattggatagctctttcaaagagtcggcacaggcacgatgggccgaatggcctccttctgtgctgtaagattctatggggggaaaaaaacgTTAAATGCCAGAacagttttaaaaacaaaaaaaaaaaatgtaaaaatgtaattaaacatttatctgcattaaaaGTGGTAAAATTGTGTATCAGTCCTACAGGTCTCCAAAGAACTCTGGAATCCGAGTCTGAACTCTCTTTCTCAGGCAGTATGGGCGCCAGACGAGGTCCACCTTTCTGAGGGTCTCCCAGTCTGGTTTGATATCGGGATGCTGCTCCATGGCACGGCGCAGTGTCAGAACCGCGGAGCGCACGTCTGCCGGCGTGACCAAACTCTCTTCGCTGTCTGGATCctgctctccctcctcttccttttggGCTCGCATTGCATCCACCACTTCTCCGATGTCATCAGTCTCAGCTTCATACGGAGCATTGTGGTCCCCAAGGTGACACAGGTGAGAGAATTCTTCCTCTGACAACCCGTCTGGCGCTGTCGTGGCCTGCATTTCTCCTGCACTCTCATCAGCGGTGGTTAAAAACCCTGCTTTCTTGAAGCAACGCTGAATCGTTTGCTGATCGACAGAGTCCCAGGCGTCTTTCAGCAGACGAACAGCGTCCAAGAGAGAGATTCTCTTTACACACTGGGCTGCAGTCAGTTCGGCCTTACCATCCATCTCTTCAAGGACCTTCTCTCTCATTGCCTTGACGTAATGCTGCTTCATACAGTAGATGATGCCCTGGTCCAGGGGCTGGGTCAGTCGGGCGGTGTTGACGGGGTGGAATACAAGACGAATGTTCCTTAGCCCAGAGACACGAGGGTGTCCAGAAAAGTTGTCTAGGATCAGAACAACTTGGCgatccaccagcctgcgatcccACTGGCGTACCCATTCGCAGAAAATGTCCCCAGTCATCCAGGCAGTCTTACTCGCCCGGTAAGTCACAGGCAGGTGGTGGACACCTCTGAAGCAGCGAGGGTTCTGCGACTTTCCAATCACCAGCAGATCGCATTTCTCCGTGCCGTCCATATTGCAGCAGGCCATAACGGAAAGTCTTTCCCTGGCTTTCTTTTGGCCCAGCGCAGCCTCGCCTCTCAAGGCCAATGTGCCGTATCCAATGCACCGGTAGAAAACACCGGTCTCGTCGCAATTAAAGATGTCCTGAGGTCCGTAGCCTTCGAGGAGCCCGGGCAACACGTCTTCCATCCACAGCTCCGCGCCTGTCCAGTCGGAGCTGAGCTTTTCCCCGTGTGGACGTCGGAACACTATGTTGTGGCGAGACTTCCACCTCTGGAGCCAGCCCTCcgaggggttaaaatcgggctTTCCGAGCGCCGCGGCTAACTGCTTGGCCTTCTGGGCTAGAAGGCGGCCGGTGATGAGGGCGTCTCTCCCGTGTGCGTTCTGGAACCAGCGCAGTAGTGCCTCCTCCACTTCCCTGTCCTTTCCCTCGCGCTTCCTTTTCCTGTTGGGATTGGAGTCCCGATGCCACTCGCTGTACAGCTTGTCGCGCTGCTTCAGCAAGTCGGAGACGGTAGACTTGGGAAGCCCGAGGTGCTGCGCCAGGTCCCGGTGGCTCATCTTCGGCAGCTCGTCGATTTTGCTCAGGAGGTCGATTTTGGCTCCCAGGCTCATGGATTTCCTCTTTCCAGTCATGTTTGCTGCATGCAGTCGGAGCTCAGTGCAAGCTGTAACCCCACACCACAGAGATTAGAAGGGCTTAAGTACACAAGAGGTAATTGGACCGTAAAGAGGTGCTATTTACTTATGTTTGTTCTTGAATTCGGTGCACCTTAACAAGGTGCGAACTAGTGAGTAAGCTCAGCTGTTTCTTCCCGAAATAAACAGAGCGCTTAAGACGCTGGAAGCGGCAACTTTAAAATTGACTTTAATGCAAACGAATAACGGTTGTCGCTTTTTGCCATTTTAAGCGACTGCCCATTTTAATCGTggacgttttaagtggtggggactgtacctcACCGGCCATAAAGcttttgggacgtcccaaggtcgtgaaaggtgctatataaatgcaagttttttctttctttcttccctccttcctTTAACTGAACTGTGGGTATAGCAGGAAGGTGCAGGAGTCGGTAAACGTCATAATAAATTGCGCAGCGACTAACGCCCACAGGATGAGTGCGGTTAATAGAAGTCTCCTACCTGCAGGATTAGTGGGTGAGCCACAGCATCGGGTTTAATCAGAGCCAGTGTGAGCTGGAGTAATGGCCTCGTGTGTCGAAGGGGAGCCTGCATCTTCACAACACTGAGTGGGGTTTAACATACAATCACACCGGTTAATGAAATGAAGGGGACTTTGAACACAGTGATACTGAACATGACATAATTActgggaacaggagcaggccattcagcccttccggcctgctccgccattcaatcagatcatagctgatctgtatctcaaccccatttacccgcctttgctccatatccctcgataccctcacccaataaaaatctatcaaactcagtcctgaaagctccaattgacccccagcctcaacagccttttgggggaagagagttccagatttccactcccctttgtgtgaggaaatgcttcctgacatcacccctgaacagcctggctctaattttaaggttctgcccccttgttctggactgtcccaccagaggaaatagtttctctctatcgacccgatcgaatcctttaatcatcttaaacacctcaatcagatcatcccttaatcttctacacttgaGGAAATACAAGCCgactttatgcaacctggcctcataatttaaccctttaagccctggtatcattctctgACACTTagtcactgtgggagaaactaCTGAATCTATACTATATTAAAGTTGCTGTGTTTGTCATGTACATTTCCACCATCAGCTAAACAATGGGAAGGCCAAagacattgtctttggtccccgccacaagctCAGAATAACTCCTGGCATTGGACATTGGCGCATCGCCGTATGACAGAGGGCGAAGGCTGAGGGCGTGTATTTCTGGACCGGTGGGCCCATGGGGACTGGGGATGGATTTGGATTGCAGAAGAACGGCTCAGACCACCCATCATCCACATGGCGAAGAACTGAATCCCATCGTTGGGAAATGAAGGGGCAGAAGGGCCATGGGGGGTGAAAATGGAGGCATGGGGCAGAATTggggtactgggggggggggagcgcaggatggggggggggggggagcgcaggatgggggggggggggggagcgcaggatggggggggggggagcgcaggatgggggggggggggggagcgcaggatggggggggggggggagcgcaggatgggggggggggggagcgcaggatggggggggggggggagcgcaggatggtgggggggggagcgcaggatggggggggggggagcgcaggatgggggggggggagcgcaggatggtgggggggggggagcgcaggatggtggggggggggaagcgcaggatgggggggggggaagcgcaggatggggggggggaagcgcaggatgggggggggaagcgcaggatgggggggggggggggagcgcaggatgggggggggggggaagcgcaggatggggggggggggaagcgcaggatgggggggagagatttgGGAGATGCGGGAGGGTGTAATACGGAGAgggggagctgggggggggggtaattggggggggggggggggcactgagCAGCTCCACTCGGTTTGCTGGGGTGAGAGGCCAAGGTTCACCGGTCGGGGGCAGGATTTTGCTCCGACAGTCCGGGCCCAGTTCCCGGTGATTGGGGGTCAGAGGGAGGCAGGACCCCTGggcccaccccccaaacccccgctccgctctccccatctcccccatcactccctctccccctcaatctttctccctatctctgtgtctccctctccctctcactatcacTCACCGGCTCACGCCGCCATGGAAACCAGCGACCGGAAACACGTCCGCCCCTAAACCAGTCCCCCCGGACAGCGTCAAACGGACTCTCGCTCCGGGTGCGCCTCAGACCCGAAGATCCGGCCCCGGCCCGGCGCGGCGCTCAGTGCCCCCCGGCCCTGGTCCTTCCCCTGGCCCCTTGGCCCGGCGCTCAGTGCCCCCCAGTCCCCGGTCCTGGTCCTTCCCCTGGCCCCTTGGCCCGGCGCTCAGTGCCCCCCGGTCCCCGGCCCCCGGCCCGGCGCTCAGTGCCCCCCGGGCCCCGGTCCTGGTCCTTCCCCCGGCCCCCTGGCCCGGCGCTCAGTGCCCCCCGGTCCCCGTCCCCCGGCCCGGCGCTCAGTGCCCCCCGGCCCCCGGTCCTGGTCCTTCCCCCGGCCCCCTGGCCCGGCGCTCAGTGCCCCCCGGTCCCCGTCCCCCGGCCCGGCGCTCAGTGCCCCCCGGCCCCCGGTCCTGGTCCTTCCCCCGGCCCCCTGGCCCGGCGCTCAGTGCCCCCCGGTCCCCGTCCCCCGGCCCGGCGCTCAGTGCCCCCCGGTCCCCGGCCCCCGGCCCGGCGCTCAGTGCCCCCCCAGCCCCCGTCCCCTGGCCCCTTGGCCCGGCGCTCAGTGCCCCCCGGTCCCCGGTCCTGGTCCTGGTCCTTCCCCTGGCCCCTTGGCCCGGCGCTCAGTGCCCCCCGGTCCCCGGTCCCCGGCCCCCGGTCCTGGTCCTTCCCCCGGCTCTCGTTCACCTGCAGCGGGCGGGAGTTTCCGCTTTTAGCGCAAATTGCGGCCCAAAATTGCACCGGGCAATTTCCGCCGAATTTCCGCTTCAAGTATTAATATAATCAGCGACCCGGCGGCTCTCCGGAGCCCAATCCTCCctctatatatttatatttattaatTAGTGAAGAATATTGATTGATGTGTTTAAGGGGTGACCTGGTGAAGTTTTGGAAACGGGTTTATCCCCGAAAATGCGGGTTTTTAATGAGTCCGGGCCGCACCTGATTAAAAATGACTGAAAATGCCTCAGAAGCAGGATACTGAGGCACTTCCTGCTCACATTGGTGTACACGacacagtttcttagtaaatcaattattttttaatatttgaaGAACATTTACACCCTGCCGACTGGTGCCTTTACGCCTAAGACAGCGAGCGTAATGTTAAACCCCCTCCTCCATCGGCCGCGGTGAGCGGAAACTCGCCGTCCCCCTGTTtccgggggttggggagggggggggaacgtgGCCGGTTTGGCCGGCTTTTTTTAGCCGGCGCAAAAGATCAAggaaactcaactcaactcaacgccGGTCGCAAAATTCAACGTCAATCAGCGGAAATCAAAATCCCTCGATGTTTCGCACTGATTCGGCCGGATTGCACTGAAAAAGCCAACGCGCTCAAGCAGAAACTCTGGGCCAATTATATTTATGGGTGTTGATTTATATATGTTATATTTAGAGCTGTTGATTTGATTTATGTTTACGTGTTTGCAGCATGCCTCCCTCACAATctttgacaaaaaaaaaaattaaagccggTCATTCCCTGCTGATTTCCTGACCTGGGGGATGGAAGCAGACttttacaagcagctgccaatctacagaGAAAACTGACCATCTCATCTGACCACAGGATCTGCCTCATAGCAATTTGCCTCTAACTGACCTTAACGTTTGCCTGTTTTTAGCAATTGGACCTTGTGCCTGAAAGTTACAGGGGACACGTTACACACAGCATCATCTACATATGTGTCACATGGTACGGTGCTGCCACCCTCATCTCCCAGCGCCTCTCTATTCCCTTGGTTTTGCTGACTGACAAGGCCATgtctgaccacttccttgtatcccacatcctcctgtccccttCCAACCGAACTTCCTGCTGCATTCGCTCCTGAAATGAACTTTCCCCCAAATCACTTACAgcaacgttactttcaaactcccaactatcCAGTTTTTGACCTTCCATTCTCCATAATACTTCTGCAGCCATCGAATTGCTcaaccactctctctctgtcctccacttttgatgcccttggactcagcaaaacctttactctctcccatcctgatCATTTCCCCAGTGTGGCCCTCATTTTCATTAAGCATATCTGTTGCAGACCTGGTTTAGCCATCAGCAGATCtaactggaccacatcaagcactattgggCTTCTGACAAAACcattcactactccaggatcattctggagaGCAAAGATGGCTCCCCGACttttcactacaaaccatctccttaaacccctcccccacccccaatcttacCACAAATGGCAAGTGCGAGgagttcatggacttctttgtcaccaagattgagaccatcgtTCTGCTGCCTCGCTTGCTTGCACTCCTTCCCCTTTTCCACCAAGCCCAACCTACCCATCAGGCTTCATGCAGACTAGCCTGAACCcacatctctctccactctctctcctatcTCACCTCATGCCATCTCTGAGTTTATCTTATCCATGAGACTTGCCCCCTGCTCTCACAAccccattcccattaaactgctgtccaccaaacttcccttcctgacccccatgctaactgatattgtaaatggtcccCTAACATCAGGTACTGCCCCCCTCTCTTtcaacaccatcatcatcacctcttcctcaaaaaaaacattcttcacccctctatccttgcaaactaccaccgcAATCatccttttctctccaaagttcttgaatgtgttgtcatttCCCAAATCTCTCCTTATCTTTCCAACATCCTCctctttgaacccctccaatcaggtttccacccctgctacAACACCAAAATAGCTCTAACCATATGAATGATATCCTCTGTGCCTGTGACCATGgttcattatccctcctcatccttctcgacctgtctgcagcctttgacagggttgatcacaccatcctcctccaatgcctctgctcagttgtccagctcagtgggactgcctttgcctggttccactcttacctatccaatcatagccagagaatctccagcaATGACCTCTCTTCCTACCATTATCACCATGAACTATCCTTGGCTGctacctcttcctcatctacgtgctgaccccccggtgacatcatccgcagacatggaGTCAGGTTCCACCtgactgacgacacccagctttacctcactaccacctctctcgacccctccactacctctgtgttgtcagactgcttgtcccacatccagtcctggaggacctgaaatttcctccagttaaactttgggaagaccgaagacatCGTCTTtgaccccaccacaaactccattttttagccaccgatttcctccccctccccagctatcgcctgaggctgaaccagaccgttggcaaccttggcgtcctatttgaccccgagcagagcttctgaccccatatccactccgtcaccaagaccgcccaaCTCCGTCCCaacttcagcccatctgccgctgtCCTATAATATTAGTTCTGTAATATTATTTGTGATTTTAATTCTGTAATATTAGTTATGTGATTTTAGTTATGTGATATTAGTTCTGTAAtattagttctgtagttctatttctGTCATGTTCTGTAATATTAGTTCTGTAATATTATTTCTGTGATTTTAATTCTGTAATATTAGTTATGTGATTTTAGTTATGTGACATTCGTTATGTAATATTAATTGTGATATTAGTTATGTAATATTAATTGTGATATTAGTTATGTAATATTAGTATTGTACGGCAGCTGGTACTTTAACTGTTCTTCCAAGACacggtgatgagtgagtgggacagaTCAGACAGAGCTATGGTCTTATTCAGCTCTCATGGTCAAATAATACTGGAACTTAACAACAACCAACTCAGTAACTTTTAATTCACTGTAGAAAATCTTGCACAGAAAGTTAATCAAATAACTTCTAAGTTTAGgagggaggttagaaaaaaaattatttgcagCGAGGGTAGTGAGAGTGtggggaattctctgccacaaaccgctgctgaagcagagtccataaattcttttaatagCCAATTAAAGAGTTGTTTGTAAatgaggaatattaaaggatgtGGGGAGGGAGCTGGAGAGTGAGCTCGGACTGActgatgtggagaaaaacaccagcacagatttAATGCGACTATTTCTCCATTCTATCATTATCAACCCGGAGAGTTTCAACCGGAATCCGAACCTTGATGAAGAAGTTTTTGATTGGCCAGATTGCCTGAAGTAATGTTTTATTTGTAACAAGGTaagagatttcaatgtatttccctctctctctctctctattggtgTCTCTGGTTTTTCTCGGGAAACTATTCCTGGGATCCTCTGTCTCCACCGGATTATCCCGACACTCCCAGGGGACAGAACGGGACGGGACGACCCCCCCACACCGGCTTTCAAACTTTTACACTCACTGTTTGGCTACTTTTTCACAACCACATCACTGGGATCGCTCCCCATTCATAAAAATCAGATCCAGTCCGAAGGGGGAGAGCCCGCCCGGGACAGAGGGACATCCCGGGACAGAGGGAGAGCCCGCCCGGGACAGAGGGACATCCCGGGACAGAGGGACATCCCGGGACAGAGGGAGAGCCCGCCCGGGACAGAGGGACATCCCGGGACAGAGGGACATCCCGGGACAGAGGGAGAGCCCGCCCGGGACAGAGGGACATCCCGGGACAGAGGGACATCCCGGGACAGAGGGACATCCCGGGACAGAGGGAGAGCCCGCCCGGGACAGAGGGACATCCCGGGACAGAGGGAGAAGCTCCCGGGACAGCAGCTCCCCTCACACGGTCAGACGATGTTGAAGCCTGGATGAGAGTTATACCAACTCCATCACACCGCCCCCCTTCAATCCCGACACTCCCGGGTTCACCGAGTGTTAGGCGGAGGGTCCCAGTCTGTGGGGTCCGGGAATCTCTGTAAAGGGAAGAGGGGGACGGTGAAGAATTCATCACAGAAATGAGCGGGTGGGGCAGTCACTGTACCCCCTAAACCCACATTACAAATAATGTGTGGGGGCACAGAGGGAAGAGAAAGGGTTCAGAGATTGGGGGGGATGGGCAGTGTGGGATGGGAGAAAGTGGGGGGTGGGATCAAGTTGTGGGGGGTGGGATCaagttgtggggggaggggggggtgggagaagagaCCGGGAGCAAAAGACCACAAGGAGAAAGTGCAGCACCCTGGGCAGGGCCAAGCAGGAACATCATGTTTGTTTCTCTGCTCTCCATGGAGGGTCTAAGCAGTTGTTCTGGACAtgactgggtgagtgggcagccTCTTGATTGATTCAGGAACACTGCCCACCTCTCACTGGGAGAGATCTGACTGAATCACAGGCTCCATTGGTTGGCAAGGAAACCTTTTCAACCTTTATTTTTCTCACAAGATTCGGTTCT
The DNA window shown above is from Heptranchias perlo isolate sHepPer1 chromosome 8, sHepPer1.hap1, whole genome shotgun sequence and carries:
- the LOC137324337 gene encoding tigger transposable element-derived protein 4-like isoform X1 — encoded protein: MTGKRKSMSLGAKIDLLSKIDELPKMSHRDLAQHLGLPKSTVSDLLKQRDKLYSEWHRDSNPNRKRKREGKDREVEEALLRWFQNAHGRDALITGRLLAQKAKQLAAALGKPDFNPSEGWLQRWKSRHNIVFRRPHGEKLSSDWTGAELWMEDVLPGLLEGYGPQDIFNCDETGVFYRCIGYGTLALRGEAALGQKKARERLSVMACCNMDGTEKCDLLVIGKSQNPRCFRGVHHLPVTYRASKTAWMTGDIFCEWVRQWDRRLVDRQVVLILDNFSGHPRVSGLRNIRLVFHPVNTARLTQPLDQGIIYCMKQHYVKAMREKVLEEMDGKAELTAAQCVKRISLLDAVRLLKDAWDSVDQQTIQRCFKKAGFLTTADESAGEMQATTAPDGLSEEEFSHLCHLGDHNAPYEAETDDIGEVVDAMRAQKEEEGEQDPDSEESLVTPADVRSAVLTLRRAMEQHPDIKPDWETLRKVDLVWRPYCLRKRVQTRIPEFFGDL